From Acinetobacter lwoffii, a single genomic window includes:
- a CDS encoding RluA family pseudouridine synthase gives MSNFLTEHLIHRDDDFMVIHKPAGLLTVPGKTEDLQDCLINRLVKLEPKTLLIHRLDRDTSGILAFGLTKWGQKTISRQFQERQTDKTYQAVVAGTLEGEGTIEVPVVYDPSRPPLHIADPAHHKPAITHWQAIEHFNIQGQPVTRVKLTPITGRSHQLRVHMQYLGHPIIGDTLYATPEQQQLSSRLCLHAERLSFYHPQTEQLVEFYCPAPF, from the coding sequence TTGAGTAATTTTCTAACCGAACATCTGATACATCGTGATGACGATTTCATGGTCATCCACAAACCTGCAGGTTTACTCACAGTTCCCGGTAAAACAGAAGACTTACAAGATTGCCTGATCAACCGTCTGGTCAAATTAGAACCCAAAACTTTACTGATTCATCGACTGGATCGCGATACATCCGGTATTTTGGCCTTTGGTCTGACTAAATGGGGACAAAAAACCATTTCCCGCCAGTTTCAGGAACGCCAGACTGATAAAACCTATCAGGCTGTGGTTGCAGGTACACTCGAAGGTGAAGGCACTATTGAAGTGCCAGTGGTGTATGATCCAAGCCGTCCGCCCTTACATATCGCAGATCCCGCACATCATAAGCCGGCCATCACGCATTGGCAGGCGATTGAACATTTTAATATTCAGGGACAGCCTGTGACCCGGGTGAAACTGACCCCAATTACCGGCCGTTCACATCAGCTACGGGTGCATATGCAATATCTCGGACATCCGATTATTGGCGATACCTTATATGCGACACCCGAACAGCAACAGCTCAGTTCACGTCTATGTTTACATGCGGAACGTTTGAGTTTTTATCATCCTCAAACAGAGCAGCTGGTCGAATTTTATTGTCCGGCGCCGTTCTAG
- the rapA gene encoding RNA polymerase-associated protein RapA: MEKLQQFAIGQRWLSDTETELGLGVLIDVDERSVSILFPKSDETRVYARSNAPLSRIVFNVKDELQDQEGTKWIVESVEDRNGVVRYHVIRTLEDGTEERKSLNETRIGATIQLSKPLDRLLASQVDYKEWYDLRIEALLMQANMQSSPLRGLVGSRVGLIPHQLYIAHEVGQRFAPRVLLADEVGLGKTIEAGLIIHQQLKTGRSERILILVPDSLQYQWMIEMRRRFNLEFSLFDLTRTASIKEHDPEQNPFLTEQKIIASVDLMVDHEDLREQALEAGFDLLVVDEAHHLMWSEEDGGNDRYDLVEELAEHTPGVLLLTATPEQLGVESHFARLRLLDPQRFNSLDRFLDEEAQYQHTAKIAEVLMSNLPLEAEHLTAIEALLGHSIEDHPEQRFRAIHELLDRHGTGRILFRNTREAIQGFPGRDCQPAPLPAPEHWSKDGKLREQMWPEEAQLDGSWMEADPRVMWLMERLRTDLKHKKVLLIARSGPVVEALENVLRLHAGIRTAMFHEGMSLLERDQAAAYFAEDSYGAQILLCSEIGSEGRNFQFASDLILFDLPANPDVLEQRIGRLDRIGQENRIQIHVPYLVGTAQERMFRWYNEALNIFSNISPTAQTLQENFIVRLKDCLLADKGQAFEDLLEEVSVQREALEAELQEGRDRLLEYNSCRPVVAQEIVNALEDYDDNTTLPIFMKRFMASTNIDFDEQSNGTVIIKPTDQMQVQGLTLDEEGITATFYRDQAQIREDAQYLTLEHPFTESVMEMINTQGFGSTNVAVLKSAALPQGSVLLEVWFKVDVVAPKALNLPSSLPQQLIRVLLSEKGQDLSQKIAPEILKPYLHHLDGNSCRQVVKARRDVIEARYQQALELARSALPGFKQQAKEVYGNKWQYEIDRLTYLKQFNPSIREDEIARLQKLQKEGLSLLDGLSVTPEAIQVMVVVKP, encoded by the coding sequence GTGGAAAAATTGCAGCAATTTGCTATTGGTCAACGTTGGTTATCAGATACTGAAACAGAACTCGGTTTAGGCGTTCTTATTGATGTTGATGAGCGGTCGGTTAGCATTTTATTCCCGAAAAGCGATGAAACTCGCGTCTATGCACGTAGCAATGCACCCTTATCTCGTATCGTATTTAATGTGAAAGATGAATTACAGGATCAGGAAGGGACCAAATGGATTGTAGAATCCGTGGAAGACCGCAATGGCGTGGTGCGTTATCACGTCATTCGTACCCTGGAAGATGGGACTGAAGAACGTAAATCGCTGAATGAAACCCGCATTGGTGCCACCATCCAGTTGTCCAAGCCTCTAGACCGTTTATTGGCCAGTCAGGTCGATTATAAAGAATGGTATGACCTGCGTATTGAAGCGCTGCTGATGCAGGCCAATATGCAAAGCAGTCCACTGCGTGGTCTGGTCGGTTCACGTGTCGGCCTGATTCCACACCAGTTGTATATTGCGCATGAAGTCGGTCAGCGTTTTGCTCCGCGTGTATTACTGGCCGATGAAGTCGGTCTGGGTAAAACTATCGAAGCCGGTTTGATCATCCATCAACAGCTGAAAACTGGCCGTTCTGAACGCATCCTGATTTTAGTACCAGATTCGCTGCAATATCAGTGGATGATTGAGATGCGCCGTCGTTTCAATCTTGAGTTCTCGTTATTTGATTTGACCCGTACTGCATCAATCAAAGAGCATGATCCTGAACAAAACCCATTCCTGACCGAACAAAAAATTATTGCCTCTGTCGATTTGATGGTCGACCATGAAGATCTGCGTGAACAGGCGCTCGAAGCCGGTTTCGACTTGCTGGTGGTCGATGAAGCACATCATTTGATGTGGAGCGAAGAAGATGGCGGTAATGACCGTTATGATCTGGTCGAAGAACTGGCTGAACATACGCCGGGCGTATTGTTATTGACGGCAACACCGGAACAGCTCGGGGTAGAAAGTCACTTTGCACGCCTGCGTTTACTCGATCCGCAGCGCTTTAACTCGCTGGATCGTTTCCTGGATGAAGAAGCGCAATATCAGCACACCGCTAAAATTGCAGAAGTGTTGATGTCAAATCTGCCACTTGAAGCAGAACATTTGACTGCGATTGAGGCCTTGTTGGGTCATTCAATTGAAGATCATCCTGAGCAGCGTTTCCGTGCCATTCACGAACTTTTAGACCGTCATGGTACCGGTCGTATCCTGTTTCGTAATACGCGTGAAGCCATTCAGGGCTTCCCGGGTCGTGACTGTCAGCCGGCACCATTACCAGCACCGGAACACTGGTCGAAAGATGGTAAGTTGCGTGAGCAAATGTGGCCTGAAGAAGCTCAGCTAGACGGCTCGTGGATGGAAGCCGATCCACGCGTGATGTGGCTGATGGAGCGTTTGCGTACCGATTTAAAACACAAGAAAGTCTTACTGATTGCACGTAGTGGGCCAGTAGTTGAAGCGCTGGAAAATGTACTGCGTCTACATGCCGGTATCCGTACCGCAATGTTCCATGAAGGTATGAGCCTGCTGGAACGTGACCAGGCTGCGGCGTATTTTGCTGAAGATTCGTATGGCGCGCAGATTTTACTCTGCTCGGAAATTGGTTCGGAAGGTCGTAACTTCCAGTTTGCCTCTGACCTGATTTTATTCGATCTTCCAGCCAATCCAGACGTGTTAGAACAGCGTATTGGTCGTCTGGATCGTATCGGTCAAGAAAACCGGATTCAGATTCATGTGCCTTATCTGGTGGGAACTGCGCAAGAACGCATGTTCCGCTGGTATAACGAAGCCTTGAATATTTTCAGTAATATTTCCCCAACTGCACAAACCTTGCAGGAAAATTTTATTGTCCGTTTGAAAGACTGTCTACTTGCAGACAAAGGTCAAGCATTTGAAGACCTGCTGGAAGAAGTCAGTGTGCAACGTGAAGCTTTGGAAGCTGAATTGCAGGAAGGTCGTGACCGTCTGCTGGAATACAACTCTTGCCGTCCAGTGGTCGCACAGGAAATTGTCAACGCGCTTGAAGATTATGATGATAATACCACTTTGCCGATTTTCATGAAACGCTTTATGGCGTCTACGAATATTGACTTTGACGAGCAAAGTAACGGTACCGTGATCATCAAGCCAACAGATCAAATGCAGGTTCAAGGTTTGACGCTGGATGAAGAAGGCATCACTGCCACTTTTTATCGTGATCAGGCACAGATCCGTGAAGATGCACAATACCTGACCCTTGAACATCCATTCACTGAAAGCGTGATGGAAATGATCAATACGCAAGGCTTTGGTAGCACCAACGTTGCGGTATTAAAATCGGCAGCATTGCCACAAGGTTCGGTATTATTAGAAGTCTGGTTCAAGGTCGATGTGGTGGCACCGAAAGCATTGAATTTGCCGTCTAGCTTGCCGCAACAGTTGATTCGTGTCTTGCTTAGTGAAAAAGGTCAGGATCTCTCCCAGAAGATTGCACCAGAAATCCTGAAACCGTACTTGCATCATTTAGATGGCAATAGCTGCCGTCAGGTGGTGAAAGCACGTCGTGATGTGATTGAAGCTCGTTATCAGCAAGCGCTTGAACTGGCACGCAGTGCATTGCCGGGCTTCAAGCAGCAAGCCAAAGAAGTGTATGGCAACAAATGGCAATATGAAATTGATCGCCTGACCTATCTGAAACAGTTCAACCCAAGTATCCGTGAAGATGAAATTGCGCGTTTACAGAAGTTGCAGAAAGAAGGTCTAAGCCTACTGGATGGTCTATCGGTAACGCCTGAAGCGATTCAGGTGATGGTCGTGGTCAAGCCTTAA
- a CDS encoding PAAR domain-containing protein encodes MSKALITLGTKTSHGGMVTECEPSFLINGIAVHLNGMKHYCPKCQTMVAAIASDLSVTVKGRAVVIAGDKASCGATFLPMQHLTVSQK; translated from the coding sequence ATGTCAAAAGCATTGATTACCCTTGGCACAAAGACCAGTCATGGCGGCATGGTGACTGAATGTGAACCCTCTTTTTTGATCAATGGTATAGCCGTGCATCTAAATGGGATGAAGCATTATTGTCCAAAATGCCAGACCATGGTCGCAGCAATTGCTAGCGACTTATCAGTTACAGTCAAAGGAAGAGCGGTAGTCATTGCGGGAGATAAGGCCAGTTGCGGAGCGACTTTTCTACCGATGCAACATTTGACTGTATCACAGAAATAG
- a CDS encoding alpha/beta fold hydrolase, which translates to MKQALHFTHANGIPSATYQKFLDCFQQDYEVKAIPFIGMNPQYPITRDWRYLVDEVIADIEQQFPQQPVIGLGHSFGGLVTLMAAYRRPELFSKLVIMDPPFVIGKNSAIFELVKKLNLKSIDRYTPAGITLKRKDYWPSKQVAIEALRSNRLFKNFDEQCFADYIESGIQPEPERGGVTLTIPKQVEAEIFRTVPAWWWRTPRRPPEVPIHLMTAEQSQFYQQGLPQGMHKIYQINYSVVEGGHMFPLEYPEATATVVKAQLALL; encoded by the coding sequence ATGAAGCAAGCCCTACATTTTACTCATGCCAATGGTATCCCTTCCGCAACTTATCAAAAGTTTCTGGACTGTTTTCAGCAAGACTATGAGGTCAAAGCGATTCCCTTTATTGGCATGAACCCGCAATATCCAATTACGCGAGACTGGCGTTATCTGGTCGATGAAGTCATTGCAGATATCGAGCAGCAATTTCCTCAGCAGCCGGTGATTGGCTTAGGACATTCCTTTGGTGGTCTGGTGACCCTGATGGCGGCGTATCGACGTCCCGAACTATTTTCCAAACTAGTCATTATGGATCCACCATTTGTGATTGGAAAAAACAGCGCCATATTTGAACTGGTCAAAAAGCTGAATTTGAAAAGTATTGATCGTTATACACCTGCAGGAATAACGCTGAAACGCAAAGATTATTGGCCATCGAAACAGGTCGCGATTGAAGCTTTGAGATCTAACCGCCTATTTAAAAATTTCGATGAGCAGTGTTTTGCTGATTATATCGAGAGCGGTATTCAGCCAGAACCTGAACGCGGTGGGGTGACGTTAACCATTCCAAAACAGGTAGAAGCGGAAATCTTCCGGACAGTACCCGCGTGGTGGTGGAGAACACCACGCCGACCGCCTGAAGTACCGATTCATTTGATGACTGCAGAGCAGAGCCAGTTTTATCAGCAGGGTTTACCCCAAGGCATGCACAAGATTTATCAAATTAATTATTCAGTGGTCGAGGGCGGGCATATGTTCCCGCTTGAGTATCCGGAAGCCACTGCAACGGTGGTTAAAGCCCAACTCGCACTTTTGTAA
- the fabR gene encoding HTH-type transcriptional repressor FabR has product MKISSDASLLQSKSIDEPIIVRSVGRKATITKEELFQAALNLIGPQKSISSLSLREVAREAGIAPNSFYRHFKDIDELAIELIDRAGIVLRQILHEARLQASRQNSIIRSSVEVFIAQLDADEGNLSLLLREGYTGSKSYKQAVERQLNYFQQELQDDLIRLERLNNKKLFHPDIAAKAITQLVFNMGANVIDMPAEDRKEIAEQTMIMIRMILEGARHLEDSQLR; this is encoded by the coding sequence ATGAAAATAAGCAGTGACGCATCTTTATTACAATCGAAAAGCATTGATGAGCCGATTATCGTACGGAGTGTCGGTCGCAAGGCCACCATTACCAAGGAAGAACTGTTTCAGGCTGCGTTGAATCTGATTGGGCCACAAAAAAGTATTTCCTCTTTAAGTCTACGTGAAGTCGCGCGTGAAGCTGGTATTGCACCGAACAGCTTCTATCGTCATTTTAAAGATATTGATGAACTGGCCATTGAGCTGATTGATCGTGCCGGAATTGTATTGCGTCAGATTTTGCATGAAGCACGTCTGCAAGCTTCTCGCCAGAACAGCATCATCCGCAGTTCTGTGGAAGTTTTTATTGCCCAGCTGGATGCCGATGAAGGCAATCTGAGCCTGTTATTACGTGAAGGCTATACTGGCTCCAAGTCTTATAAACAGGCGGTAGAACGCCAGTTAAATTATTTTCAGCAAGAACTTCAGGATGATTTGATTCGTCTAGAACGCCTAAACAACAAGAAGTTATTTCATCCGGATATTGCCGCCAAAGCCATTACCCAACTGGTCTTCAACATGGGCGCCAATGTGATTGATATGCCTGCCGAAGACCGCAAAGAAATTGCCGAACAGACCATGATCATGATCCGGATGATTCTGGAAGGTGCGCGCCATCTGGAAGATTCTCAACTGCGCTAA
- a CDS encoding flavin reductase family protein gives MHVLQKLKTPLNALSDSVIDQHAINFWIQKLNPVWSLNQPLGKIVHKENAAQDMLSLKIQVNRLFKFGEAGQHHPVYVVVNGIRYERSYSLTRVDSQHVLLSVKKVDAGKVSTWFAEQAQVGDVIEFGHPYGDMTLPAQTSPLILLAAGSGITPMLSMLESLSKKGELSAPVTLWYWVKKDQDAAFKARFEELAQKHANFSFHVYATQEQPAAARLDETYLTDLQNLENSIVYCCGPSGFVSKAEQLFAQAKQFKGEAFSMSLADQSDTGFINVTLTQSKKIVSIPKGQSILVSLEQQNIKPTHGCRMGICNKCACNKVEGSTKNLVNGAQNTEPGNLLKICINSAQTDLVIDL, from the coding sequence ATGCATGTACTCCAAAAACTTAAAACGCCGTTGAATGCACTGTCTGACAGTGTAATCGATCAGCATGCGATTAATTTCTGGATTCAGAAACTCAATCCTGTATGGTCGTTGAATCAGCCATTAGGCAAGATCGTGCACAAAGAAAATGCAGCACAGGATATGCTGAGTCTGAAAATTCAGGTGAATCGCTTATTTAAGTTTGGTGAAGCAGGGCAGCATCATCCGGTCTATGTGGTAGTGAATGGCATTCGTTATGAACGTAGCTATAGCTTGACCCGTGTCGATTCTCAGCATGTATTGCTGAGCGTGAAAAAAGTCGATGCTGGTAAAGTCAGCACATGGTTTGCAGAACAGGCACAAGTGGGTGATGTGATCGAATTTGGTCACCCTTATGGTGATATGACCTTGCCTGCGCAGACGAGTCCATTGATTTTGCTTGCAGCAGGGAGTGGTATTACCCCAATGCTCAGTATGCTGGAAAGCTTGAGCAAAAAAGGTGAACTATCTGCACCGGTCACTCTCTGGTACTGGGTTAAAAAAGATCAGGATGCCGCATTTAAAGCACGGTTTGAAGAACTTGCTCAAAAACATGCAAATTTCTCATTTCATGTGTATGCCACTCAAGAACAGCCAGCTGCTGCACGTCTTGATGAAACCTATCTGACCGATCTGCAAAATCTGGAAAATAGCATCGTATATTGCTGTGGCCCTTCAGGTTTTGTATCTAAAGCAGAACAGCTTTTTGCTCAGGCAAAACAGTTTAAAGGTGAAGCATTTAGCATGAGCTTGGCGGATCAATCGGATACCGGCTTTATTAATGTCACCCTGACCCAGTCGAAAAAAATTGTCAGCATTCCAAAAGGCCAGTCCATTCTGGTGAGTCTGGAACAGCAAAATATTAAACCGACCCATGGTTGCCGTATGGGCATTTGTAATAAATGTGCCTGCAATAAAGTAGAAGGTTCGACCAAGAATTTGGTCAACGGTGCGCAAAATACCGAACCCGGTAACCTGCTCAAAATTTGTATTAACTCAGCGCAGACTGACCTTGTCATCGACTTATAA
- a CDS encoding fatty acid desaturase family protein, whose translation MNMPVKLQYFKNPKNRELTQFELDELARELDAIKQEVLDDLGEKDAKYIRRVYSTIRYSSIAGRALLFAGWFPPAWLLGTGLLGFAKIMENMELGHNVMHGQYDWMNDPKLNGQTYEWDIVGTSDNWRQTHNFKHHTYTNIKGMDDDIGYGLLRLFPEQRWKPGYLLQPIYAVPFCLLFQWGVAIQNLELGKYFKGRKSKEQTKEEWRPMQSKIGKQLFKDYVFFPLIAGPAALPVLTGNMVANGLRNIWTFSIIFCGHFTKDVEVFPKSVLQNESRGHWYMRQIRGSSNLTGSEAFHILTGHLSHQIEHHLYPDVPARRYRQMAPKVQAVCEKYGLNYNNASLVKQYGSVIKRIVKYAFPFKK comes from the coding sequence ATGAATATGCCAGTAAAATTACAGTATTTTAAAAATCCTAAAAACCGTGAATTAACCCAGTTTGAACTTGATGAACTTGCACGTGAACTCGATGCGATTAAGCAAGAAGTGCTAGATGATCTAGGTGAGAAAGACGCCAAATATATCCGTCGTGTCTATTCAACCATTCGTTATTCATCGATTGCCGGTCGTGCTTTGCTGTTTGCAGGCTGGTTCCCGCCAGCCTGGTTATTGGGTACAGGCCTGTTGGGCTTTGCCAAAATTATGGAAAATATGGAACTGGGTCATAACGTTATGCACGGTCAATATGATTGGATGAATGATCCTAAACTCAATGGTCAGACCTATGAATGGGATATCGTAGGGACTTCAGACAACTGGCGTCAAACTCATAACTTTAAGCATCATACCTATACCAATATTAAAGGTATGGATGATGATATCGGTTATGGCCTATTACGCCTGTTCCCGGAACAGCGCTGGAAACCGGGTTATTTACTACAACCAATTTATGCAGTGCCATTCTGTTTATTGTTCCAGTGGGGTGTTGCGATTCAGAATCTTGAATTGGGTAAATACTTCAAAGGCCGTAAAAGCAAAGAGCAGACCAAAGAAGAATGGCGTCCAATGCAGAGCAAAATCGGTAAACAGCTGTTTAAAGATTATGTATTCTTCCCACTCATCGCAGGTCCTGCGGCTTTACCTGTTTTGACCGGCAATATGGTGGCCAATGGTCTGCGTAATATCTGGACCTTTAGTATTATTTTCTGTGGCCACTTTACCAAAGATGTAGAAGTATTCCCGAAATCGGTACTGCAAAATGAAAGTCGTGGTCACTGGTATATGCGTCAGATCCGTGGTTCATCCAACCTGACCGGTTCTGAAGCATTCCATATCTTGACGGGTCATTTAAGTCACCAGATTGAACATCATCTGTATCCTGATGTGCCTGCCCGTCGTTACCGCCAAATGGCGCCAAAAGTTCAGGCGGTGTGTGAAAAATATGGTTTGAACTACAACAATGCCAGTCTGGTAAAACAGTATGGCAGCGTAATCAAACGTATTGTGAAATATGCATTTCCGTTTAAGAAATAA
- a CDS encoding HAD family hydrolase: MHAQNQKSKTLALFDFDGTLYLHDSFTGFIFHALRKRHIVKRGMQILPWIQAYYLNFYPAHRMRPKLYASMFKDSDAEEILQLTQDYAQKLILKLNPKLLEQLRQHQQLGHEIALVSASLDLYLKPVCTYLNIDLLCSEVEIKAGKITGFYQTPDCSNAQKKLRILEKYRLEDYAEIYAYGNSEEDQEMLSLAHQRYLEGQDQQLPKINLPSDSMTY, encoded by the coding sequence ATGCATGCGCAAAATCAAAAATCTAAAACTCTAGCCTTATTTGATTTTGATGGAACCCTGTATCTACATGATAGCTTTACCGGGTTCATTTTCCATGCCTTAAGAAAACGGCATATTGTGAAACGCGGCATGCAAATTTTGCCATGGATACAGGCCTATTATTTAAATTTCTATCCGGCACACCGCATGCGACCCAAATTGTATGCCAGCATGTTTAAAGACAGTGATGCCGAGGAAATTCTGCAATTGACTCAGGACTATGCGCAAAAACTGATACTTAAATTAAACCCCAAACTATTAGAACAGCTTAGGCAACATCAGCAACTGGGTCATGAGATCGCGCTGGTTTCAGCATCACTGGATTTATACTTGAAACCGGTCTGTACCTATTTAAATATCGATTTACTGTGTAGCGAAGTTGAAATCAAAGCTGGAAAAATAACAGGATTTTATCAGACTCCAGATTGTAGTAATGCGCAGAAGAAACTGAGAATTTTAGAAAAATATCGTCTGGAAGATTATGCTGAAATTTATGCCTATGGTAACAGCGAAGAAGATCAGGAAATGCTGAGTTTGGCACATCAACGCTATCTGGAAGGACAAGATCAGCAATTGCCAAAAATTAATCTACCATCCGATTCAATGACATATTAG
- a CDS encoding DUF1615 family protein produces MNKTFASCFSFRSLSVLVLSLGLAGCGNGSWWSKDDEPTLEVEHIRKAIPNRVNQRESWAQDIYDITEQLGIPQTKENVCTIVAVVDQESNFVADPTVPGLGEKAVKEVQGRLDEKFKDKLGQAIGGTVAGYFQEVLKNHPSPEDNYLSQMRRVKTERELDELYREIFDYMSKHYHVSALTGAAKLVGQNIGEKMNPITTLGSMQVHISYAKEHKRQGGNIAELRTDLYSQYGGLYYGIHRLMMYPADYDKPIYRFADYNSGMYSSRNAAFQSMLNDLTEAELDLDGDLLLYTKDGAIRSQKSQSERELISVFAKNNFIITERQIRADLKKEKDKDFEDTMTYRGVSKLYQEKTGKDPIYAIMPEVVISGPKLSRDYNTNWFATRVDGRYQTCMRKIKNLKL; encoded by the coding sequence ATGAATAAAACTTTCGCTTCTTGTTTTTCTTTTAGGTCATTGTCTGTACTTGTACTTTCTCTGGGCCTTGCCGGTTGTGGCAATGGTTCATGGTGGTCAAAAGATGATGAACCGACACTTGAAGTTGAACATATTCGCAAAGCTATTCCAAACCGTGTCAACCAACGTGAGTCTTGGGCACAAGATATTTATGACATTACCGAACAGCTCGGCATTCCTCAGACCAAGGAAAATGTTTGTACGATTGTGGCAGTGGTTGATCAGGAATCTAACTTTGTTGCAGATCCTACTGTTCCGGGTTTGGGTGAAAAGGCGGTTAAGGAAGTCCAAGGTCGCCTTGATGAAAAATTCAAAGATAAGCTTGGTCAAGCAATTGGTGGCACAGTTGCAGGATATTTCCAGGAAGTTCTCAAGAACCATCCGAGTCCTGAAGACAACTACTTAAGCCAGATGCGCCGGGTCAAAACCGAACGTGAACTCGACGAATTATATCGTGAAATATTTGATTATATGTCAAAGCATTATCATGTTAGCGCCCTGACTGGTGCTGCCAAACTGGTCGGCCAGAATATTGGCGAGAAAATGAATCCAATTACCACCTTGGGTTCAATGCAGGTACATATCAGCTATGCGAAAGAACATAAACGCCAAGGCGGCAATATCGCAGAGTTACGTACCGATCTCTACAGTCAATATGGCGGTCTGTATTATGGGATTCATCGCCTGATGATGTATCCGGCGGATTATGACAAGCCAATTTATCGTTTTGCGGACTATAACTCGGGCATGTATTCCAGTCGAAATGCCGCTTTTCAGAGCATGTTAAATGATTTAACTGAAGCCGAACTTGATCTGGATGGCGACTTATTGCTCTATACTAAAGATGGCGCGATCCGTTCGCAGAAGAGTCAATCTGAGCGTGAGTTAATCAGTGTTTTTGCCAAAAATAATTTTATTATCACTGAACGTCAAATCCGAGCTGATTTAAAGAAAGAAAAAGATAAAGACTTTGAAGATACGATGACTTATCGTGGTGTCAGCAAGCTTTATCAGGAAAAAACGGGTAAAGATCCTATCTATGCCATTATGCCTGAAGTGGTCATTTCCGGACCAAAATTAAGTCGTGATTATAATACTAACTGGTTTGCTACCCGCGTCGATGGTCGATATCAAACATGCATGCGCAAAATCAAAAATCTAAAACTCTAG
- the dusB gene encoding tRNA dihydrouridine synthase DusB: MYIGPYQLSNNLIVAPMAGVTDRPFRTLCKYFGAGHAVSEMMTSDKTLRMSKKSLYRANFDGELAPISAQIAGSDPHDLAEAARYQVANGAQIVDINMGCPAKKVCNRLAGSALLQDEDLVARILDAVVAAVDVPVTLKTRLGYLNGQENIIRVAKRAEQAGIAALALHGRTREDMYLNTARYSLIKDVKEMLKIPVIANGDIDSPEKAKYVLDYTGADAIMIGRAAQGRPWIFREIAHYLKTGQHLDAPSITEVKDVLLGHLTELYEFYGEYSGCRISRKHIAWYTKGLRSSNEFRQSMYQVENTADQYRVVEDYFNALLEHGLTMNDVQVEQVNLLETK; this comes from the coding sequence ATGTATATTGGTCCATATCAACTGTCAAACAATTTGATTGTCGCTCCCATGGCAGGTGTGACCGATCGTCCGTTTAGAACCTTGTGCAAATACTTTGGTGCAGGCCATGCGGTCAGTGAAATGATGACATCTGACAAAACTTTGCGCATGAGTAAAAAGAGCTTATATCGTGCCAATTTTGATGGAGAGCTGGCACCGATTTCAGCGCAGATTGCTGGTTCAGATCCCCATGATCTGGCTGAAGCGGCACGTTATCAGGTGGCCAATGGTGCGCAAATTGTTGATATTAATATGGGCTGCCCAGCCAAAAAGGTCTGTAACCGACTCGCCGGTTCTGCTTTATTGCAGGATGAAGATCTAGTTGCGCGTATTCTGGATGCAGTTGTGGCTGCAGTTGATGTGCCAGTGACCTTAAAAACCCGTCTTGGTTATTTGAACGGCCAGGAAAATATTATACGGGTCGCCAAACGTGCTGAACAAGCCGGAATTGCGGCACTGGCTTTACATGGCCGTACCCGTGAAGATATGTACCTGAATACCGCGCGTTATTCTTTAATCAAAGACGTAAAGGAAATGTTGAAGATTCCCGTGATTGCTAACGGTGATATCGACAGTCCGGAAAAAGCCAAATATGTGCTGGATTATACTGGTGCAGACGCAATTATGATTGGTCGTGCAGCACAAGGTCGGCCCTGGATTTTTCGTGAAATTGCCCATTATTTGAAAACCGGTCAACATCTTGATGCACCGAGTATTACAGAAGTGAAAGATGTTCTATTGGGACATTTGACAGAATTATACGAGTTCTATGGCGAGTATTCCGGCTGCCGGATTTCCCGTAAACATATTGCCTGGTACACCAAAGGACTGCGTTCTAGTAATGAATTTCGTCAAAGCATGTATCAGGTAGAAAATACTGCTGACCAGTATCGGGTAGTAGAGGATTATTTTAATGCACTGCTAGAACATGGTTTAACCATGAATGATGTACAAGTCGAGCAGGTGAATTTACTGGAAACCAAGTAA